A genomic stretch from Malus domestica chromosome 15, GDT2T_hap1 includes:
- the LOC103402067 gene encoding uncharacterized protein: MEIKETFKNNEANYQPILQIIDEKVYERLDSPLHLAGYLLNPYFFKDQSIQHDPFVMEGIFTYVEKFFPNNYEIQNQVINVEMHKYRVKEGGFGRHLAEIGCIENDENYNPVAWWYNYGNGLPNLQRMAIKILSLTTSSSGCERNWSSFEGIHTKKRNRLDTTRLNNLVYVQFNARIMNKKKIEKEKKVDILLASEASMAQGWIVEGGDEELELGSGIGETSEVGSSL; this comes from the exons ATGGAGATTAAGGAGACATTCAAGAACAATGAGGCCAACTATCAACCAATTCTTCAAATTATTGACGAAAAAGTTTATGAGCGGCTTGATAGTCCATTGCATTTGGCGGGCTACCTCTTGAACCCTtatttcttcaaagatcaaagcATACAACATGATCCATTTGTCATGGAGGGGATTTTTACTTATGTTGAGAAGTTCTTCCCCAATAATTATGAGATTCAAAACCAAGTGATAAATGTTGAGATGCACAAGTATAGGGTAAAAGAAGGTGGATTTGGAAGACATTTGGCCGAAATTGGATGCATTGAGAATGATGAAAACTATAATCCGG TTGCATGGTGGTATAATTATGGAAATGGTTTGCCTAATTTGCAAAGGATGGCTATAAAGATTCTCTCATTGACTACAAGTTCATCCggttgtgaaagaaattggagttcCTTTGAAGGCATACAtacaaagaaaaggaatagACTAGATAcaacaagattaaataatttggTCTATGTCCAATTTAATGCAAGGATTatgaacaagaagaaaatagagaaggagaagaaagtggACATACTACTTGCAAGTGAAGCTAGTATGGCTCAAGGTTGGATTGTGGAGGGTGGTGATGAAGAGCTTGAGCTTGGTTCGGGAATTGGAGAGACATCGGAGGTAGGTAGTTCCCTATAG
- the LOC103402021 gene encoding pentatricopeptide repeat-containing protein At1g09900 → MFGPSLIWAEKHNQEGQLGLPCYQPTPSFASQFSNDDNALFVTPHSAEATREQQKTDKQNGGAWSPTTASSLFLLSSLCRLHPLLCNTPSVWKRRVDRVRTGKTGNFGARVCGKVGLTTPDYRRLFVGSRARFLVLSDGIQCGIQDGYQKHRRKRVLAVSKVETFSSNGRLQNVEYTPHGGLNGMDSSNGFEEFESNNQLRRLVRNGELEEGFKFLENMLYHGDMPDIIACTSLIRGFCKSGKTRKATRIMNILEESGAILDVITYNVLISGYCKAGEIDNALRVLDRMSVSPDVVTYNTILRTLCDSGKLKQAMEVLDRQLQRECYPDVITYTILIEATCKESGVEQAMKLLDEMRSKGCKPDVVTYNVLINGICKEGRLDEAIKFLNDMPSSDCQPNVITHNIVLRSMCSTGRWMDAEKLLAEMVHRGCSPSVVTFNILINFLCRKGLLGRAIDILEKMPKHGCTPNSLSYNPLLHGFCKEKKMDRAIEYLDIMVSRGCYPDIVTYNTLLTALCKDGKVDSAVEILNQLSSKGCSPVLITYNTVIDGLSKVGKTECALELLHEMRKKGLKPDVITYSSVVGGLSREGKVDEAIKFVHDLEDSGVKPNAITFNSIMLGLCKAKQAGRAIDFLAYMVSKGCQPTEATYTILIEGIAYEGLAKEALELLNELCYRGVVKKSSAEQVAVKM, encoded by the exons ATGTTTGGACCGAGTCTCATCTGGGCCGAAAAACATAATCAGGAGGGCCAGCTAGGCCTGCCCTGCTACCAGCCCACCCCCTCATTTGCCTCCCAATTTTCCAACGACGACAATGCCCTCTTCGTTACCCCGCATTCTGCAGAAGCAACAAGGGAACAACAGAAAACGGATAAGCAAAACGGCGGCGCATGGTCACCCACCACCGCCTCTTCACTCTTTCTTCTTTCAAGCCTCTGCCGTCTGCACCCTCTCTTATGTAATACTCCTTCTGTTTGGAAACGAAG AGTTGATAGGGTGAGGACAGGAAAGACTGGTAATTTTGGAGCTAGGGTCTGTGGTAAGGTTGGTCTCACCACTCCCGATTATCGGAGGCTCTTTGTGGGCAGCAGAGCTCGGTTTCTTGTTCTCTCCGATGGCATTCAGTGTGGGATACAGGACGGTTACCAGAAACATAGGCGAAAGCGTGTACTTGCTGTGTCAAAAGTCGAAACTTTTAGTTCCAATGGTAGGCTGCAGAATGTTGAGTATACCCCACATGGGGGTTTGAATGGAATGGACTCTTCCAATGGTTTTGAGGAATTCGAGAGTAATAATCAGCTTCGTAGGCTGGTTAGAAATGGGGAATTAGAAGAGGGGTTTAAGTTTCTAGAGAACATGCTTTATCATGGTGATATGCCGGATATTATTGCGTGTACGAGTTTAATCAGGGGGTTTTGTAAGAGTGGAAAGACAAGGAAGGCGACGCGGATTATGAACATTCTAGAAGAATCTGGGGCTATCCTTGATGTTATAACTTACAATGTCTTGATCAGTGGATACTGCAAGGCTGGTGAGATTGATAATGCTTTGAGGGTTTTGGACCGAATGAGTGTTTCTCCAGATGTTGTTACGTACAATACAATCTTGCGTACTTTATGTGATAGTGGGAAATTGAAGCAAGCGATGGAAGTTCTTGATCGACAGCTGCAAAGGGAGTGTTATCCAGATGTGATTACGTATACCATACTGATTGAAGCAACTTGCAAGGAAAGTGGGGTTGAGCAGGCGATGAAGCTTTTGGATGAGATGAGGAGCAAAGGATGCAAGCCTGATGTGGTCACTTATAATGTTCTTATCAACGGGATATGCAAGGAAGGAAGGTTGGATGAAGCAATCAAATTCTTGAACGACATGCCGTCATCTGATTGCCAACCAAATGTCATTACCCACAATATTGTTTTGCGTAGCATGTGCAGCACTGGCAGGTGGATGGATGCTGAAAAACTACTAGCTGAAATGGTTCACAGAGGCTGTTCTCCTAGTGTTGTTACTTTCAATATTTTGATTAACTTCTTGTGCCGGAAGGGCTTGTTGGGTAGAGCAATTGACATTTTGGAGAAGATGCCTAAGCATGGCTGTACTCCAAATTCCTTGAGTTACAACCCATTGCTTCACGGATTTTGCAAGGAAAAGAAGATGGATAGGGCGATTGagtatttggatataatggttTCTCGGGGCTGTTATCCAGACATTGTGACTTACAATACTTTGCTTACAGCTTTGTGCAAAGATGGAAAGGTTGATAGCGCAGTTGAGATACTTAATCAACTAAGTAGCAAGGGTTGCTCTCCTGTTCTAATCACATACAATACAGTGATTGATGGGCTCTCAAAGGTGGGGAAAACAGAATGTGCCTTAGAACTTTTGCATGAGATGCGCAAAAAGGGTTTAAAGCCTGATGTAATTACTTATTCTTCTGTCGTGGGAGGGCTTAGCAGAGAAGGAAAGGTTGATGAAGCAATTAAGTTTGTCCATGATTTGGAAGATTCGGGCGTCAAGCCCAATGCTATCACTTTTAACTCCATCATGTTGGGTCTTTGCAAGGCTAAGCAAGCTGGTCGTGCAATTGATTTCCTCGCTTATATGGTATCTAAAGGATGTCAACCTACTGAAGCAACATACACCATTCTCATTGAAGGCATAGCTTATGAAGGGTTAGCAAAAGAGGCTTTGGAGTTATTGAATGAACTCTGCTATAGAggggttgtgaagaaaagctcTGCTGAACAGGTGGCAGTCAAGATGTAG